The Niastella koreensis GR20-10 genome includes a window with the following:
- a CDS encoding glycoside hydrolase family 31 protein has product MYIAKRFVLIIAFVFEISLTYAQVSWSETAPGVWKAVAGVPENYDLLKASGATPNKEALSAITQASFPLDQTEISIKVIDGKTYLRFPLQKEEQLYGFGLNFQTVHQRGKILQLHVDHYGGKDNGRTHAPSPFYVSSKGYGVFINSARYLNVYAGTAVRKDSKNAPVAKDRNTDKSWNSRPYSDAVEILVPAAGVEVYVFGGPTPLDAVRRFNLFNGGGCLPPRWGLGFTQRVKTLYTADEVKKEVAAFREKGFPLDFIGLEPGWQSKSYPCTFSWDSTRYPNPAGFVQDLLKENIRVNLWTNPYVSPEAPFYKAIVPYSGSHTVWNGLVPDLTTQQGRTLFFDQLKNNQVNIGVSGYKIDEVDGYDYYLWPDVATFPSGVTAEQMRQTFGVLLQRYSAELYHQQNKRTFGLVRGSNAGGASFPYVIYNDYYNHEDFITALINSGFAGVLWTPEARASKSSEEWLRRFQTVVFSPMAMINAWASGTKPWSYEDVAEPIKQLALLRMQMMPYWYTAFARYHFQGIPPFRAMNLEEGFVPESKKENGSANLEENPYAEAASKEIKDQYMAGDYLLVAPLFTGQKTRKVVLPKGRWYDFYTGAFAGDGEVITVTPGLDKIPVYVKDGAIIPLMKPMLHAPAAGEKVDLTVRFYGEKPGSYQLYDDDGETYNYEKGDYSWREIKVEKDKAGKWRGAISAPVKGKPNTVGSVTFEFMTK; this is encoded by the coding sequence ATGTATATAGCAAAGCGATTCGTATTAATTATTGCATTTGTATTCGAAATCAGCCTCACCTACGCGCAGGTAAGCTGGTCCGAAACCGCCCCGGGAGTATGGAAGGCGGTAGCCGGGGTGCCCGAAAATTATGACCTGTTAAAAGCTTCAGGCGCTACGCCTAATAAGGAAGCGCTATCGGCCATTACCCAGGCATCATTTCCATTAGATCAAACAGAGATCTCCATAAAAGTAATAGATGGCAAAACCTATCTGCGGTTCCCTTTACAAAAAGAAGAACAGCTATATGGTTTTGGATTGAACTTTCAAACCGTTCACCAACGGGGAAAGATCTTGCAATTACATGTTGACCACTATGGCGGAAAAGACAATGGCAGAACACATGCGCCATCGCCCTTTTATGTTTCCTCAAAAGGATATGGCGTATTCATCAACTCCGCCCGGTATTTAAATGTGTATGCAGGTACTGCAGTACGTAAAGACAGTAAGAACGCGCCGGTTGCCAAAGACCGGAATACCGATAAAAGCTGGAACTCACGTCCCTATTCAGATGCAGTGGAAATACTGGTGCCGGCAGCCGGGGTAGAAGTATATGTATTCGGTGGCCCTACTCCGTTGGATGCCGTTCGCCGCTTTAACTTATTTAATGGCGGCGGTTGTTTACCGCCCCGCTGGGGCCTGGGTTTCACGCAACGCGTAAAAACGTTGTATACCGCCGACGAAGTGAAGAAAGAAGTGGCAGCATTCCGGGAAAAAGGTTTTCCGCTTGATTTTATTGGGTTGGAACCGGGCTGGCAAAGTAAAAGTTATCCCTGTACTTTTTCCTGGGACAGCACCCGTTATCCCAATCCGGCTGGTTTTGTGCAGGACCTGTTAAAAGAAAATATCCGTGTAAACCTCTGGACCAATCCCTATGTATCGCCCGAGGCGCCGTTTTATAAAGCCATTGTTCCCTACAGCGGTTCACACACTGTATGGAACGGACTGGTGCCGGACCTTACTACCCAACAGGGCCGGACGTTGTTTTTTGACCAGTTAAAAAATAACCAGGTCAATATAGGCGTGAGTGGCTATAAGATAGATGAAGTAGATGGTTATGACTATTACCTGTGGCCCGATGTGGCTACCTTTCCCTCAGGCGTAACTGCCGAACAAATGCGCCAGACCTTTGGCGTATTGTTACAGCGTTACAGTGCAGAATTATATCACCAGCAGAATAAAAGGACCTTTGGCCTGGTGCGGGGTTCCAATGCCGGCGGTGCGTCTTTCCCATATGTTATTTACAACGATTATTATAACCATGAAGATTTTATAACGGCGCTTATCAACAGCGGTTTTGCCGGTGTGTTGTGGACGCCCGAAGCAAGGGCTTCCAAATCATCGGAAGAATGGTTACGCCGGTTTCAAACAGTAGTGTTTTCACCCATGGCCATGATCAATGCCTGGGCCAGCGGCACCAAACCCTGGTCGTACGAGGATGTGGCCGAACCTATAAAACAACTGGCGTTATTACGCATGCAAATGATGCCTTACTGGTACACGGCATTTGCCCGGTATCATTTTCAGGGCATTCCGCCCTTCAGGGCCATGAACCTCGAAGAAGGTTTTGTACCTGAATCAAAAAAAGAAAATGGCAGCGCTAACCTCGAAGAGAACCCGTATGCTGAAGCGGCGTCAAAAGAGATCAAGGATCAATACATGGCAGGTGATTATTTACTGGTAGCGCCCTTGTTCACCGGTCAAAAAACACGTAAGGTGGTATTGCCTAAAGGCCGGTGGTACGATTTCTACACGGGCGCCTTTGCCGGTGATGGCGAAGTAATAACTGTTACGCCTGGATTGGATAAAATACCCGTGTATGTAAAAGACGGCGCAATTATACCCTTAATGAAACCTATGTTACATGCACCAGCCGCCGGAGAAAAAGTAGATCTCACCGTTCGCTTTTATGGCGAAAAGCCCGGTTCGTACCAGCTGTACGACGATGATGGCGAAACCTATAATTATGAAAAAGGCGATTACAGCTGGCGCGAAATAAAAGTAGAGAAGGATAAGGCGGGGAAGTGGCGAGGTGCTATTAGTGCTCCTGTGAAAGGGAAACCGAATACGGTGGGGAGTGTGACGTTTGAGTTTATGACGAAGTGA
- a CDS encoding glycoside hydrolase family 95 protein: MKYKLTIFCLLATASLYAQQSDAGLKLWYNKPADAWEEALPLGNGKTGAMVFGGVATERLQLNDNTLWSGYPEAGNNPNGPTVLPQVRQAVFEGDYEKAAALWKKMQGPYSARYLPLGDLWWRVQSKDTLPATYYRELDLNKAVSTVRYKIGEVTYQRETFISYPSKLLVMRITADKKGVIDGVLDLTSKLHFKVTTTDADYLVLRGKAPKFVANRDYEPQQVGYDSANGEGMNFEVHVKIKTEGGKVEQSNNALKVSGANTVTIYLSEATSFNGFNKSPGLEGKDPSTEAKANLQKALRLTYEQLKAAHMRDYQNLFKRVELNLGPGNGAAKLPTDERLKQYASNPTDQQLQVLYYQFGRYLLIASSRPGSRPANLQGIWNDHIQPPWGSNYTTNINTEMNYWLAENTNLSECHQPLFDFMKELAVNGAQTAKVNYNISEGWVVHHNSDLWAKTSPPGGWDWDPKGMPRWSAWPMAGAWLSTHLWEHYLYTGDKTFLKNAWPLMKGAAQFMIHWLITDPANGLLVTNPSTSPENTMKIKGKEYQVGMATTMDMSIIRELFTAVIKTSVLLQTDAVFRDQVIKAKEKLYPFHIGQYGQLQEWFKDWDDPNDKHRHLSHLFGLYPGSQINPATTPELAAAAKQSLIFRGDVSTGWSMAWKINWWARLQDGNHAYKILSDAFTYIDPRVTRDAMSGGGTYPNLFDAHPPFQIDGNFGATAGITELLLQSHNGELALLPALPDAWKSGSIKGIKARGNFTVAIDWKDGKLSKATITSVLGGPCRISAPYPVKVIEAVSKKATGANANNLNTSYGQPPYEKNQDAKLVELKVPERYSVDFVTEKGRVYTVVPVR, from the coding sequence ATGAAATATAAACTAACGATCTTCTGTTTGCTGGCTACTGCTTCGTTGTATGCACAACAAAGTGATGCAGGTTTAAAGCTATGGTATAATAAACCGGCTGACGCCTGGGAGGAGGCTTTGCCGCTGGGAAATGGAAAAACCGGCGCAATGGTCTTCGGCGGTGTAGCCACCGAACGGCTGCAGTTAAACGATAATACCTTGTGGTCGGGCTATCCCGAAGCGGGCAATAATCCCAATGGCCCAACGGTATTACCCCAGGTAAGGCAGGCTGTATTTGAAGGCGATTATGAAAAGGCAGCCGCCTTATGGAAAAAAATGCAGGGCCCTTATTCCGCCCGCTATTTACCATTGGGCGACCTGTGGTGGCGTGTACAGTCGAAGGATACTTTGCCGGCTACCTATTACCGGGAACTGGATCTGAACAAGGCGGTATCAACGGTTCGGTATAAAATAGGCGAGGTTACTTACCAGCGCGAAACGTTTATTAGTTATCCCTCCAAATTGCTGGTGATGCGCATCACCGCCGATAAAAAAGGCGTGATCGATGGGGTGTTGGACCTTACGAGTAAATTACATTTTAAAGTAACTACTACCGACGCTGATTACCTGGTACTGCGCGGCAAGGCTCCGAAATTTGTTGCCAACCGGGATTATGAACCGCAGCAGGTGGGATATGATTCTGCAAATGGCGAAGGCATGAACTTCGAGGTGCATGTGAAAATAAAAACGGAGGGCGGGAAAGTAGAACAAAGTAATAATGCCTTAAAAGTAAGCGGCGCCAATACTGTCACCATTTATTTATCAGAAGCTACCAGCTTCAATGGCTTTAATAAATCGCCTGGTTTGGAAGGCAAGGACCCTTCCACTGAAGCAAAGGCCAATCTGCAAAAGGCATTGAGGCTTACTTACGAACAGTTAAAAGCGGCACATATGCGTGATTACCAGAATCTGTTTAAAAGAGTTGAATTGAATCTGGGTCCCGGCAATGGCGCCGCCAAATTACCAACTGATGAGCGCCTGAAACAATATGCCTCCAACCCAACAGATCAACAGTTACAGGTGCTGTATTACCAGTTTGGCCGGTATTTGTTAATAGCCAGTTCAAGACCCGGTTCCCGGCCTGCCAATTTGCAGGGCATCTGGAACGATCATATTCAACCACCCTGGGGCAGTAACTATACTACCAATATCAATACGGAGATGAATTACTGGCTGGCGGAGAATACCAATTTATCAGAATGTCATCAGCCGTTATTCGATTTCATGAAAGAACTGGCCGTAAATGGCGCACAAACGGCCAAAGTGAATTACAATATTTCCGAAGGCTGGGTCGTGCATCATAATTCCGACCTGTGGGCAAAAACCTCACCACCTGGTGGTTGGGATTGGGACCCGAAAGGAATGCCCCGCTGGAGTGCCTGGCCAATGGCGGGCGCCTGGTTAAGTACACATCTTTGGGAACATTATTTATATACCGGCGACAAAACCTTTTTGAAAAATGCCTGGCCGTTGATGAAAGGCGCCGCGCAGTTTATGATTCACTGGTTAATAACCGATCCTGCCAATGGTCTCCTGGTTACCAATCCATCTACCTCGCCCGAAAACACCATGAAGATAAAAGGCAAGGAATACCAGGTAGGAATGGCCACCACCATGGATATGAGTATTATTCGCGAATTATTCACGGCAGTGATTAAAACCAGCGTCTTATTACAAACAGATGCGGTGTTTCGTGACCAGGTAATAAAAGCAAAGGAGAAATTATATCCATTTCATATAGGTCAGTACGGACAGTTGCAGGAATGGTTTAAAGACTGGGACGATCCCAATGACAAGCACCGGCATTTATCACATTTGTTTGGATTATATCCGGGCAGTCAGATCAATCCGGCTACCACCCCGGAACTGGCAGCAGCAGCCAAACAATCGTTGATCTTTAGAGGCGATGTAAGTACCGGCTGGTCCATGGCCTGGAAAATAAACTGGTGGGCGCGTTTACAGGACGGCAACCATGCGTATAAAATCCTGAGTGATGCCTTTACGTATATCGACCCGCGTGTAACAAGAGATGCCATGAGTGGAGGCGGTACCTATCCGAATTTATTCGATGCGCATCCGCCGTTTCAGATAGATGGCAACTTTGGCGCTACCGCTGGCATTACCGAGCTGTTGTTGCAAAGTCATAATGGCGAGCTCGCCTTGTTACCTGCTTTACCCGATGCCTGGAAAAGCGGTTCAATAAAAGGCATTAAAGCCCGTGGCAATTTCACCGTAGCCATTGACTGGAAAGATGGAAAGTTATCAAAGGCCACCATTACGTCCGTGCTGGGAGGTCCCTGCCGCATCAGTGCGCCATACCCGGTTAAAGTAATAGAAGCAGTTTCAAAGAAGGCAACAGGCGCTAATGCGAATAACCTGAATACTTCCTACGGACAACCACCATATGAAAAGAACCAGGATGCGAAGTTGGTGGAGTTGAAAGTGCCGGAGCGGTATAGTGTTGATTTTGTTACGGAGAAGGGGAGGGTGTATACGGTTGTTCCTGTGAGGTAG
- a CDS encoding glycoside hydrolase family 2 TIM barrel-domain containing protein: MQRLNWLFLLLIVNLSARAQQSTRLTGNWEFLKQDVGGIWEIVRPVGKGNPESVPLWQPVQLPHCVNAEDAVDPDVNYYQGPAWYRTQLEINNPYGNGRTLLFFEGAGQKTDVYIYTTKVGSHTGGYDEWSVDLTDAIAAFKKTAVFQSQFKGKIPISIRTDNSRDLEMIPSNLSDFNVYGGIYRYLNLVYTPSVAIDKLFAKAETDKTGKSGSVSVVARFSTPLRQLAEEAGRGPSVLVKLIDPTGKPVQQKEVPLTTLTGDCHLADFALKTPQLWSPQKPVLYTVEATVTTAEGSFVQKEKIGFRNFEFVDHGPFMLNGQRLLLRGTHRHEDHAGVAAAMTEEMMRQEMIMMKEMGVNFIRLGHYQQSRIILNLCDSLGILVWEEIPWCRGGLGGPVYKDQARRMLTHMIEQHYNHPAVIIWGMGNENDWPGDQPEFDKEQIRTFMKELNDLSHRLDASRKTAIRRCDFCKDIVDVYSPSIWAGWYRGLFTEYKQATEEEFKKVNHFLHVEWGGDSHAGRHSENPDKALQTVRTGSGADERAGDASLYGGAARVSKDGDWSETYLCNLVDWHLKEQETMPWLTGSAQWPFKDFSTPVRPDNPVPYMNQKGVVERDLTKKEAYYVFQSYWTTLPMAHIYGHSWPVRWGNEEEEKMIKVYSNCAEAELFVNGKSYGVKKRNSQDFPAAGLRWNVPLKEGAQEVKVIGRTGKTEVRDSIKFQYQTEKWGKPAGLLLEKLSEANGIATMQVKLLDNKGVLCLDAANWVRFSLAGDGKLIDNQGTPGGSRLVQVYNGRAIIRVQTNGGKSVLGVKSEGLKTAFKDL, from the coding sequence ATGCAAAGACTAAATTGGTTGTTTTTATTGCTGATCGTCAATTTATCAGCCCGTGCCCAGCAATCGACCCGGTTAACCGGTAATTGGGAATTTTTAAAACAGGATGTAGGCGGCATTTGGGAAATCGTGCGGCCGGTAGGCAAAGGAAATCCTGAAAGCGTGCCCTTATGGCAGCCCGTGCAATTGCCGCATTGTGTAAATGCCGAAGATGCAGTTGACCCGGATGTAAATTATTACCAGGGACCCGCCTGGTACAGGACCCAGCTTGAAATTAATAATCCATACGGCAATGGCCGTACCCTGCTTTTTTTTGAAGGTGCAGGCCAGAAAACAGATGTATATATATACACGACCAAAGTAGGGTCGCATACCGGTGGCTATGACGAATGGTCGGTAGATTTGACCGATGCCATAGCCGCCTTTAAAAAAACGGCTGTTTTTCAAAGCCAGTTCAAGGGAAAAATTCCCATTTCAATAAGAACCGATAATTCAAGGGACCTGGAAATGATCCCCTCCAATTTGTCGGATTTTAACGTTTATGGCGGAATTTACCGCTATCTGAACCTCGTATACACCCCATCAGTAGCCATAGATAAATTATTTGCAAAAGCAGAGACTGACAAAACTGGAAAATCAGGAAGTGTAAGTGTTGTCGCGAGGTTTTCAACTCCTCTCCGCCAGTTGGCGGAGGAGGCCGGGAGGGGGCCGTCTGTTCTTGTAAAATTGATTGACCCCACTGGCAAACCCGTTCAGCAAAAAGAAGTCCCGCTTACTACCTTAACCGGCGATTGCCACCTGGCAGATTTTGCGCTGAAGACCCCACAATTATGGTCGCCGCAAAAACCAGTGTTGTATACAGTAGAAGCAACCGTAACCACAGCCGAAGGCAGTTTTGTTCAAAAAGAAAAAATAGGTTTCCGCAATTTCGAGTTCGTAGATCACGGGCCATTTATGCTGAATGGCCAGCGACTGTTATTACGCGGTACACACCGGCATGAAGATCATGCCGGCGTAGCAGCCGCCATGACGGAGGAGATGATGCGCCAGGAAATGATTATGATGAAAGAGATGGGCGTAAACTTTATTCGCCTGGGTCATTATCAGCAATCACGCATTATTTTAAACCTGTGCGATAGTTTAGGCATCCTGGTTTGGGAAGAAATTCCCTGGTGCCGCGGTGGCCTTGGCGGACCTGTTTACAAAGATCAGGCGCGCCGCATGCTCACCCATATGATCGAGCAGCATTACAACCATCCGGCCGTCATCATCTGGGGAATGGGCAATGAGAACGACTGGCCTGGTGACCAGCCTGAGTTTGATAAAGAACAGATCAGGACTTTTATGAAAGAGTTGAACGACCTGTCGCATCGCCTGGATGCGTCCCGTAAAACAGCCATTCGCCGTTGCGATTTTTGTAAAGATATCGTTGATGTATACTCTCCCTCCATTTGGGCAGGCTGGTACCGTGGTTTGTTTACCGAATACAAACAGGCTACCGAAGAGGAGTTTAAAAAAGTAAATCACTTTCTGCATGTGGAATGGGGTGGCGACAGCCATGCCGGCCGGCACTCAGAAAATCCCGATAAAGCATTGCAAACCGTAAGAACCGGCAGTGGCGCCGATGAGCGGGCTGGTGATGCGAGTTTGTATGGTGGCGCTGCGCGTGTATCGAAAGATGGCGACTGGAGCGAAACGTATCTCTGCAACCTGGTTGACTGGCATTTGAAAGAACAGGAAACCATGCCCTGGTTAACAGGTTCGGCCCAATGGCCTTTCAAGGATTTTTCAACACCCGTTCGGCCCGATAACCCGGTTCCATATATGAACCAGAAAGGCGTGGTGGAACGCGATCTTACAAAAAAAGAAGCCTACTACGTATTCCAATCTTATTGGACCACCCTGCCCATGGCGCATATTTACGGTCATAGCTGGCCGGTACGCTGGGGAAATGAGGAGGAGGAGAAAATGATAAAAGTATACTCCAATTGCGCCGAAGCAGAATTGTTTGTAAATGGGAAGAGTTACGGAGTTAAAAAACGTAACAGCCAGGATTTCCCTGCAGCCGGGTTGCGTTGGAATGTGCCCTTAAAAGAAGGCGCCCAGGAAGTAAAGGTGATTGGCCGTACTGGTAAAACCGAAGTAAGAGATTCTATCAAATTTCAATATCAAACCGAGAAATGGGGCAAACCAGCAGGTTTATTACTGGAAAAGCTCAGCGAAGCCAACGGCATTGCAACCATGCAGGTAAAACTGCTGGACAATAAAGGCGTGCTTTGTTTGGATGCAGCCAATTGGGTGCGGTTTAGTTTGGCCGGCGATGGCAAACTGATCGATAACCAGGGCACCCCCGGGGGATCAAGACTGGTGCAGGTGTACAATGGCCGAGCTATTATTCGCGTGCAAACCAATGGCGGCAAATCGGTACTTGGCGTAAAAAGCGAAGGATTAAAAACGGCATTCAAAGACCTGTAG
- a CDS encoding fasciclin domain-containing protein, giving the protein MKYQPIYIILFIGILLAVTSCKKLAGLGLQQNSDHVTSVLDPHINKTAWQYLKERSIGNQPDTIFKRMYDAIIYSGIDTNEYIQPGRTFLFLHNDAVFRSAQATATDCYWGRYKVNNAVAKSWSQYTPQQVKNWLLYLIVKDQYSYDNLGSENVEVNTLLPEGADAVNPRSIMTIKLSNDRDSKVRLNDFINSVRVTVGRTSGILSDNGPIHVMDRVVEYGVK; this is encoded by the coding sequence ATGAAATATCAACCTATATATATAATTCTGTTTATTGGTATCCTGCTGGCAGTAACCAGTTGTAAAAAACTTGCTGGTCTCGGTCTGCAGCAGAACTCAGATCACGTAACCAGTGTGCTCGATCCGCACATCAACAAAACTGCCTGGCAGTATTTAAAGGAGCGCAGCATCGGCAACCAGCCCGATACCATTTTTAAACGCATGTACGATGCCATCATTTATTCGGGCATCGATACCAATGAATACATTCAACCGGGCCGGACATTTCTTTTCCTGCACAACGATGCGGTGTTCAGATCTGCCCAGGCAACAGCTACAGATTGTTATTGGGGCCGGTATAAAGTAAATAATGCAGTAGCCAAAAGCTGGTCGCAATACACACCCCAGCAGGTAAAAAACTGGTTATTGTATTTAATTGTAAAAGATCAATACAGTTATGATAACCTGGGTTCAGAAAATGTGGAGGTAAATACGCTGTTGCCGGAAGGTGCAGATGCCGTTAATCCCAGAAGCATTATGACAATAAAACTTTCGAACGACCGGGATTCAAAAGTGCGGTTAAATGATTTCATCAACAGCGTTCGGGTTACCGTTGGCCGTACGTCGGGCATCCTGAGTGATAACGGCCCAATACACGTAATGGACAGGGTAGTGGAATATGGGGTAAAGTAA
- a CDS encoding RagB/SusD family nutrient uptake outer membrane protein: MKKLIYYIAVLGLFASAGCKKFLNQEPISDVGPESFWKSPDDAKTGVAAIYDGIQKTLNGNYTDWGDARSDNFTYGGTGENQINVTLNGLNSLTGAANWSNLYFTIGRANLAIKYIPNIPLTATFTELVRNNYLAQAYAIRAYMYFYAIRLWGGVPVRLEPYENLNEDPRAPRSSADSILNNIIIPDMVKAYSLVDKTSSTVWEMNAGAILALQTDVYMWKKDYNKALDASQNFINLAFKYDVSATNSTDWKKIFIDPASTKEAVWSLHWDTRDGGNGISKIGSGGNTSNYYIDSSVFLRFESNKSDIRRSVTYDTALVSAGTRIIQIGKFYPVNSSNKVVYPINAQNDAKLTLYRSADVLLMRAEALNKTSANKTPVFTIVNRIRTLRGITPLLPADYPTDLDVETAVLNERQLELFAEGKRWFDLVRTDRVLSTMDPMIRYRQRLLNISETGFNDPRKILWPISRQALTRNILIRQNEPYSE; encoded by the coding sequence ATGAAAAAACTCATTTATTATATAGCAGTACTGGGCTTGTTTGCCAGTGCAGGATGTAAAAAATTTCTGAACCAGGAACCGATCTCTGATGTTGGTCCGGAAAGCTTTTGGAAATCGCCCGACGATGCAAAAACCGGCGTGGCCGCCATTTATGATGGCATTCAGAAAACACTGAACGGCAATTATACCGACTGGGGCGATGCCCGCTCAGATAACTTTACGTATGGAGGTACGGGTGAAAACCAGATCAACGTAACATTGAATGGATTGAATTCGCTGACCGGCGCCGCCAACTGGAGCAATTTGTATTTTACCATCGGGCGCGCCAACCTGGCCATAAAGTACATTCCCAATATTCCATTAACGGCCACCTTTACCGAGCTGGTGCGAAACAATTACCTGGCGCAGGCCTATGCCATCCGGGCGTACATGTATTTTTATGCTATCCGCCTGTGGGGGGGTGTGCCGGTTCGCCTGGAACCTTATGAAAACCTGAACGAAGATCCGCGGGCGCCCAGATCATCTGCAGACTCTATCCTGAATAATATCATCATCCCTGATATGGTGAAAGCGTATAGTTTGGTTGATAAAACAAGCAGCACTGTGTGGGAAATGAATGCCGGTGCTATCCTTGCCCTGCAAACAGATGTGTATATGTGGAAAAAGGATTATAATAAAGCGCTGGATGCTTCGCAGAATTTCATCAACCTGGCATTCAAATATGATGTGTCTGCCACTAATTCTACCGACTGGAAAAAGATCTTTATCGATCCGGCCAGTACAAAAGAGGCCGTGTGGAGCCTGCACTGGGATACCCGCGATGGCGGTAATGGCATTTCTAAAATAGGGTCAGGTGGTAATACCTCCAACTATTATATCGACAGTTCGGTTTTCCTGCGTTTTGAAAGTAACAAAAGCGATATCCGCCGTTCAGTTACATACGACACTGCGCTGGTGAGCGCCGGTACAAGGATTATCCAGATCGGTAAGTTCTACCCTGTGAACAGTTCCAACAAAGTAGTATATCCTATCAATGCCCAGAACGATGCGAAGTTGACCTTATACCGTTCGGCGGATGTGCTGTTAATGCGTGCAGAAGCGCTGAATAAAACAAGCGCCAATAAAACACCAGTATTTACCATTGTTAACCGCATTCGTACGCTCAGGGGAATAACTCCCTTGTTGCCTGCCGATTATCCAACCGACCTGGATGTAGAGACCGCCGTGCTGAATGAACGCCAGTTAGAGCTTTTTGCAGAAGGAAAACGCTGGTTCGACCTGGTGAGAACAGACCGGGTGCTTTCTACAATGGACCCGATGATCCGGTACCGTCAGCGATTACTGAACATCAGTGAAACCGGGTTCAATGATCCGCGGAAAATACTCTGGCCAATTTCCCGCCAGGCATTGACCCGGAATATCCTGATCCGCCAGAACGAACCCTATTCTGAATAA